A window of Actinomadura viridis genomic DNA:
TGCGTTTCCCTCGTGATCGGTTCGGGTTCCACCACTGTGCGGCCTGGAGCGCGCTCCAGGTCAAACCGTCGCATCGAGTCGAGGCGTTCCCGCGGGACGGGGCCCAAACGTGCCCCGCCCGCGGGGAGCGGCGGGCATTGACCTGGAGTGCGCTCCAGGTGGGATCCTGGGGGACGTGACCTTCTACTCTCCGGCGGAGACAGCAGAGAAGAGCGGGTTCAGCATCGACACCCTGCGCTACTACGAGAAGATCGGGCTGCTGTCGCGGATCGCCCGCAACGGCTCCGGCCGCCGCGTCTTCAGCGACGACGACCTGGCCTGGCTCGGGATGCTGCGCTGCCTGCGCGAGACCGGCATGCCGATCTCGGAGATGCTGCGCTACGCCGAGCTGGCGCGCGGCGGCGAGGAGACCCACCAGGAGCGGATGGAACTCCTGAAGGAGCACGACCGCCGGGTCGAGGAGCGCATCGCGCGGCTGTGCGCCCAGCAGGGCCGGATCAAGGCGAAGATCGAGTACTACCGGGAGTCCTCCGGCCTCCGCCCCGGCCTCAGCGCCGCACCGCGGTGATCCGGCGGCCGTCCATCCCGAAGATCATCATCCGCTCCAGGTCGACCTCCAGCCGTACCTCCTGACCCCGCTCGGGCCTGCGTGCCCCGGCACGGAACACCAGGTCCGACCGGCGGTGGTGGCCGGCGTGCTCCTCCCGCGGCGGCTCCTGGCCGCCCGCGGGCCGCCCGATCATCTCCCGCAGGCGCCCGGCCAGCCCGCCGGAGGCCGGGCGCGCCGGACGCGCCCGCGGGCGCGTGCCGACGGAGCCGGCGTCCACGGTCGGGATGCCCGCCTCCGCGTACGCCAGCCAGTCCTGCCCGTGGAACTCCAGGACGCGCACGCGCCCGGTGATCGTCCTCTCCTCCGCGCCGCCGGTCACCGGCACCAGCGCGTCCGGGCGGATCCCGACGAGCACCGGGGCCCCGTGGTGGCTGATCAGCGCGGACGAGCGCGCGTCGTCCCACGGCACGGTCAGCCGCGCGCTCCCGAAGTCGAGCACCACGCCCCGGTCCTGCACGGCCCAGGCGGTGGCCTGCAGCAGGTTGATCGGCGGCGAGCTGAGGAACGCCGCCACGAACACGGTGGCCGGGTCCTGGTAGATCTGCTCGGGCGTGCCGACGTCCTCCAGCACCCCGTCCCGCAGCACCGCGATCCGGTCCGCCATGGTCATCGCCTCGACCTGGTCGTGCGTGACGTACACGGTGGTGGTGCCGGTCGAGCGGACCAGGCCCGTGATCTCCAGCCGCAACTCGGTGCGCAGCCCGGCGTCCAGGCTCGACAGCGGCTCGTCCATCAGGAACAGCGACGGCTCGCGGATCAGCGCCCGGCCGATCGCGGCCCGCTGCCGCTGCCCGCCCGACAGCGTCCCCGGCCTCCGGTCGATCATGGAGTGGATGCCCAGCGCCCGGGACAGCTCGGCCACCCGCTCGCGGGACTCGGCCCGGTCGCCGCCCGCCACCTCCAGCGGGAACATCATGTTTCCGCCGACCGTCAGGTGCGGGTACAGGGCGCCCTCCTGGAACACCATCGCGACATTGCGCTCGCGCGGGGACAGGCCGTTGGCCACGCCGCCGTTCAGCCACAGCTCGCCGGAGGTCACCTCCTCCAGGCCCGCGATCATCCGCAGGATCGTCGACTTGCCGCAGCCCGACGGGCCGAGGAGCACGAAGAGCTCCCCGTCCCTGATGTGCAGGTGCACGTCGTCCACGGCGCGGTGGTCGCCGGGATACACCTTGCCGACACCATTGAGCACGACATCCGTCATCGGGGGTCACCTCGGGGCGGGAATTCCGTGGCCCTGATCCCACCGTGCTCCGGTCCGTTTGTCCAGAGCCACTTTGCGTAAGGACCCCGGACAACGGCGGTCAAGGCCGGGGGAGGCCCCGGGACGGACGGCGGCTCCGGCGGCCGGTCAGTCCCAGGCGACCCGCAGGACGGTGGTCGCCTCGAACGGGTCCTCGCCCCGGTGGGTGGCCAGGATGCCCTCCCCTTCGGGAGTGGAGGCGCGGACGGCGGTGCCGGCGGAGACCCAGGTGTTCCAGGCGTTCACGAAGGCGTTCGTGCGGGTGAGGTTCTGGCCGAAGACCGACGGGACCGAGTGGTAGACCACCCCGTCCGCCCGCGCCGATCCGCCGCACCAGAGCAAGGCGCGTTCGCGCCTTTCCCGGCCGGTGCGGGGGCGGACGACGTAGCGCGGCACCACGTAACGCGGGGTGGCCATGGGGCCGAGCACCTCGTCCAGGGCCACCGCGAACCGCCGGGACGTGGCCGCGTCCACGTCCGTCAGGGAGAAGCGGTACGTGCCGTCGGGCTCGGGACGGACGGTGACGCCCTCCGCGCCGCGGCGGGACAGCCCCGTTCCCTTGAGGGCGTCGGCGACGGCGTACGCGAAGCCGGTGACGGCGGGTTCCTCCGGCAACGCGTCCAGGCGCGTCGCGGCCTCCTCGACCGCCCGTTCCCGCGCTCTCCGGGACGCGGCGGCCCTGCGCCGGCCCCGGACCTCCAGCGTGACCGCCACGGCCGCGGTCAGCGCCAGCGCGGTCGCCACCAGGACCAGGCACTCCATCGCCCCCAAGGCGGCGGCGGTGACCACGCCGGCGGCCGTGGTGAACAGCGAGGAGAGCAGCGTGCCGGCCAGGACCCCCGCACGGCGGGGTACGTACAGAGGGGGCAGCGGCGGGCGGCCCGTGGCGAGGCCCTCCGACGGAACGGAGCCGGGCGGGACGAGGCCGGCCGCGGGCGCGGCGAGCGCGACCGCGGTCGTGCGGGCCGGGCGGATCCGCAGGGTGTGGACGAGCTCGTCCCGGAAGGACGTGCCCAGGCGCCAGCCGGCGCGGGTGGCGGCCCGGTCCTCGGCACGGGCCAGCATCTCGCGGTTGAGCCGGTCGAACGAGGCCGCGGCGGGCGGGGCGTACGGCGAGAACGACGCGTCGACATGGGCCACCCCCGCGACGATCTCACCGTCCGGTGCGGCGGCGAGGTAGCCCGCGTGCTTGCGGACGAACCGGTCCCAGTCGGCCGTCCCCTTGGGGTGGCGGTCGGTCACGCACACCACCGTCCAGGTGTTGGCGGTCTTGCCGGGCCAGGACGGATCGAGGCGCAGGGCCCTGCCCCGGGTCTGCACGACGGCCGTGGGGGTGGTCGCGGTGGTCAGGTCGATGAGGGCGTTGACGCCCCGCGCGTCCCAGCCCTCGCCGAGCAGCCCGCGGGTCCCGACCAGCACCTGGCAGCGGCCCGCCTCGAAGAACGCGGTGATCAGGGGCACCCACGCCGCGGAGGTCCAGGGGCCGGTGATCAGTGCGACGCCGCCGCCCGCGGGCTCCACCGCCAGACCCCGGCCGTGGTGCTTCAGGACGAAGGCGCGTGCGGTCTCCTCGTCGGCGGCGACCGTGCGGCCGGTGACGAGCATGGGGGACAGCGCCCGCGTGCGGGGATCGGCGGCCAGGCCGGTCAGCATGAGCCAGGCCGACCCGGCCTCGGCGTCGAGCACGTCGCGCAGCCGCGCCGGGAGGGTGGCGCCGGCGCGTTCGTGGTCGCAGAGCACGAGGCAGCGCAGCCGGGCGCCCAGCGAGGCCGCCTCCGCCGCGGCGATCTCCGTCGCGGCGTGCGTCTTGGCGGCGCTGCGGGCCAGCACCCGGTCGACGGGCGAACGGGACGCCCGGATGCCCCGCCTGGTCAGCTGGTGGCCGACGGCGGGCAGGGCGCGCCGGACGGCCTCCAGCGCCGCGGCGTCCTTGGGGTCGGGGCTGGGCAGCAGGCAGTGCACGACGTAGTCGTTCAGCAGCGCCACCCAGTCCTCGGCGGTCGGCGCGCGCCGGTGCTCCTCGCGCGGGCGGGCGCCCGGCGGGAGCGCGAGCAGCCCGGCGTGGTGGAACCGCAGCGCCGCGGCGGCGATCCGCGGCTCGGCCGCCTCGACCCGTGACCAGGGGACGGCGCCGCCCTCCCCGGCGGTCCGGTCGATCATGCGGGCGTCCAGCCACTCCAGCAGGCCCGTGGTGGTGAAGCCGGGTTCGAGCAGCCCGGCGGTCAGCTCGGCGAAGCGTTCGGCCTCCCCTTCGACGTAGGCGGTCTCCACGGCGGTCGGGGTGGTGAGCCAGGCCAGCTCGGCGAACGGCGCGAGGTACCCCTGCCGCACCATCGCCGGGATGGAGGCGCCCGGGATGGGCGTGCCGAACAGCGCGTCCACCAGCTCGGCCTCGCCGGGCGTCAGCGACTCGGGCGGGGTGGCGGTGAGCCCGAGGACCCGCGCGTCGGGCAGCCCGTCCAGGATCTCGGCGAGCAGGCGCCCCCACACGTCCAGGAGGTGGTGGCACTCGTCCAGCACGAGGGTGAGCGGCCCGGCGTCGTGCAGCGCCGCGACCAGCGCCCGCCCGTTGTCGTGCAGGAGCCGCATCAGCGAGCCACGGCGGCCGGTCCGGCGGCCCTCCTCGTCGGTCTCGGCGTCGGGGTCGAAGACGGCCACGGACTGGTAGGTGAGGACCGTCACCGGATGCCGGAGCGCGCGGTCGGTGCCCGCCGTGCCGCCGCACCGGCGCCAGTGCGCGACCCACTGGTGCTGGATCGCGGTGTTCGGCACCAGGACCACCGTGCGGCGCCCGAGCCTGCGGGCGGCCTCCAGCCCGACGAGGGTCTTGCCCGTTCCGGGCGGGAGCACCACCCAGGCCCGGGAACGGCCCTCCGCCCAGGCGCGGTCGAGCCTGCCGAGGGCCTCCGCCTGGTACGGGCGCAGCTCGCCCGGCCACCGTGCCCTGTCGTCGTTCATCGGGACATTGTGGCCGGATTCACCCGGAAGCGGTGGCCGGTTCCCGTGCCGCACGGGCCTCGCCCGCCGACAGGCGGCGGCGCAGCGCGGCCGAGTCCGGGGCGGTGGCGGTGATGAGGACGCCGGGGCCGGCGAGGGGCAGCACGGCCAGTCCCTCGCCGGTGAGCGGTTCGCGGGTGAGGTCCGGGCCCGCCAGCAGGACGCTGCCCACGGCGCCGGCCCCGTCCAGGACGGCCAGGCCGCCGTAGACGGCGGGGTCGTCCAGGCGCAGCTCGTGGCGGAGCAGGGGCACCCCGCCGACGGTGACGTCGAAGCGGCTGGTGTGGCGGCCGGGACGCTCCCGGTGCCGCCCCAGGATCAGCTCCTCGTACCAGCGCAGCGTCGCGCCCTCGTCGAGGGTGATGAAGGCGGCGGCGCGGTGGTGGCATCCGGCCGCCGCCACGGTCGGCTCGGGGGCGAAGTCGAGGTGCCCGCCGGCGCCGACCTCGGCCCGGACGGTCATCCGGGACCCGCCCCGCCCCGGCAGCGCCAGGGACGTGGCGGCGGAGCGGACGGCGAGCCGGGCGCCCGGCCGGACCGTCACCGCCAGCTCCAGGTCGTCGCCGCCGAGCGGTCCCGCCGCGGCGCCCACCAGGTAGAGGGCGTCGGCGGTCTCGCGCAGCGCCAGCGGGCCGTCGGAGCGCAGCCGGGTGAGGCGGGCCCGGCCGCCGGGACCGGGCCCGGGTTCGGCGGTGACGGCGGCGCGCGCGGTGTAGCCCCTGCTCATGAGGCGTTCGCGTGCGCGCGTCCGTGCGCGCGCGCCGCGCGGACGACGCCGCGGACCCAGCCCGCGACCTCCGGCGCCCCCGGGTGCTCGCGCAGGGAGGTGAAGGCCACCGGCCTGCCGTCGCGGACGCGGGCGGCGTCGCGGGCCATCAGGTCCAGGTCGCTGCCGACCATCGCCGCCAGGTCGGTCTTGTTCACCACCAGCAGGTCGGCCGCGGCGACGCCCAGCCCGCCCTTGCGCGGGACGTCGTCGCCGCCCGCCACGTCCAGCACGAAGATCTGCCGGTCCGCCAGCCCCTTGCTGAACAGCGCGGTCAGGTTGTCGCCGCCGCTCTCCACGATGACCAGGTCGAGGGCGCCGCCGTGCCGTTCCTCCAGCTCCTCCACCGCGTCCAGGTTGGCGGAGATGTCGTCGCGGATGGCGGTGTGCGGGCACGCCCCGGTCCGCACGGCGGTGATCCGGTCGTCGGCCAGGACGGCCTCGCGGCGCAGGAAGTCGGCGTCCTCGGTGGTGTAGATGTCGTTGGTCACCACGGCGAGTTCCAGCTCGTCGCGCAGCACGCGGCACAGCGCGGCGGTCAGCGCGGTCTTGCCGCTCCCGACCGGGCCGCCGATGCCCAGCCGCAGGGCGCGGCCGTGCGCCGGGGCGGCCTCGTGCGGGTCGTGCTCGTGATGGGCACCCACGGTGCACCTCCAGTCGGGATGTCACCGGCGAGCTCGCCGGCGATGTCGTCAGGCATGTCGTCAGGCATTTCGTTCAGGCATGTCGGTAGGACGTCGGGTCAGGACTCGAAGAGGCGCGGCTCCGCGCCCTGGTGCAGCTCGGCGTACAGGTCGAGGGCGGGGGCGGACGTGGCGGGCAGCGCCGCCCAGTCGCCGGTCTCCCGGGACGCCTCCGCCGCCACCGCGTCGATCTCGGCGGAGAGGTCGGCGAGCACGCGGTGCACGGCGAGGGGATCGAGGCCGAGCAGCCGCACGCCGGCCGACGCCGGCCCCGTCACCGCCCCGTACGCGCTGATGGCCGCCGCGTCGCGGGGAGCGCCGCCCGCCGCCGCCGCGGCGGCCCCCTGCACGAGCGGGTGGTGCGGCTCCCGGAGGGCGGCGAGGGCGTCCAGGGCCGGGTGCGGCCATGTCCTCCGGGCGGCCCTCAGGAGCGACCTGCCCTGGGCGCGTGACGCCCTCCGCTGCGCGGGGGAGGGGGTACGGGCGTCCGCCTCCAGGTCCAGCCGGGCCCACGCCCAGGGCGCCTCCGCGGAGGCGTGCGCGCACGCGGCGGCGGCCAGGGCCGCGCCGGCCAGACCGGAGGTGGCGAGCCGGCCGCGCAGGAACCCGGCGAGCCCGGCGACGTCGGCGACCGCACCCGCCAGCACCGCCGGCTCCAGGCCGCCCGAGTGGACGTGCCCGCCGGCCGGGAGCCGCGAGTCGGCCAGGAGCAGCAGGCGGGCGGGCAGGCTCACGGGCACCGCCGCGCCGGATCCGCCGTGATCATTCGGCACCCTCCAGGACTGTTTCCGGCACCGCCGGCCCGACGTTCAGAACAGGAAGTAGCGCTGGGCCATGGGCAGCTCCGCGAGCGGGGCGGGCTCGATCTCCTCGCCGTCGACGGTGACGGTGAACGAGTCGGGATCGACCTTGATCTCCGGCAGCGCGTCGTTCAGCGGCATGTCGGCCTTGCCCAGCCGCCGGGTGTCCTTGACCGGCACCAGCGCCCGCCGTACCGCCAGCCTCCCCGCCAGCCCGTCGTCCAGCGCCGCCTGGGAGACGAAGTGCAGCGAGGCGCCGGCCGCCACGGCCGGGGCGGCGCCGAACATCGGGCGCGGCAGGACCGGCTGCGGGGTCGGGATCGAGGCGTTGGCGTCGCCCATCGCCGCCCAGGCGATCACCCCGCCCTTCACCACGATCTGCGGCCGGACGCCGAAGAACGCCGGGTCCCACAGCACCAGGTCGGCCAGCTTGCCCGGTTCGACCGAGCCGATCTCGGCGTCCAGGCCGTGCGCGATCGCGGGGTTGATCGTGTACTTGGCCACGTACCGGCGGGCCCGCAGGTTGTCGGCCGGGCCCTCCAGGGGGCCGCGGCGCAGCCTCATCGCGTGCGCGGTCTGCCAGGTACGGATCACCGTCTCGCCGATCCGGCCCATCGCCTGCGAGTCCGAGCCGATCATCGAGATCGCGCCCAGGTCGTGCAGGACGTCCTCGGCCGCCATCGTGGTCGGCCGGATCCGCGACTCGGCGAACGCCAGGTCCTCGGGGACCGACGGGTTGAGGTGGTGGCACACCATGAGCATGTCGAGGTGCTCGTCCAG
This region includes:
- a CDS encoding MerR family transcriptional regulator encodes the protein MTFYSPAETAEKSGFSIDTLRYYEKIGLLSRIARNGSGRRVFSDDDLAWLGMLRCLRETGMPISEMLRYAELARGGEETHQERMELLKEHDRRVEERIARLCAQQGRIKAKIEYYRESSGLRPGLSAAPR
- a CDS encoding ABC transporter ATP-binding protein, producing MTDVVLNGVGKVYPGDHRAVDDVHLHIRDGELFVLLGPSGCGKSTILRMIAGLEEVTSGELWLNGGVANGLSPRERNVAMVFQEGALYPHLTVGGNMMFPLEVAGGDRAESRERVAELSRALGIHSMIDRRPGTLSGGQRQRAAIGRALIREPSLFLMDEPLSSLDAGLRTELRLEITGLVRSTGTTTVYVTHDQVEAMTMADRIAVLRDGVLEDVGTPEQIYQDPATVFVAAFLSSPPINLLQATAWAVQDRGVVLDFGSARLTVPWDDARSSALISHHGAPVLVGIRPDALVPVTGGAEERTITGRVRVLEFHGQDWLAYAEAGIPTVDAGSVGTRPRARPARPASGGLAGRLREMIGRPAGGQEPPREEHAGHHRRSDLVFRAGARRPERGQEVRLEVDLERMMIFGMDGRRITAVRR
- a CDS encoding DEAD/DEAH box helicase family protein encodes the protein MNDDRARWPGELRPYQAEALGRLDRAWAEGRSRAWVVLPPGTGKTLVGLEAARRLGRRTVVLVPNTAIQHQWVAHWRRCGGTAGTDRALRHPVTVLTYQSVAVFDPDAETDEEGRRTGRRGSLMRLLHDNGRALVAALHDAGPLTLVLDECHHLLDVWGRLLAEILDGLPDARVLGLTATPPESLTPGEAELVDALFGTPIPGASIPAMVRQGYLAPFAELAWLTTPTAVETAYVEGEAERFAELTAGLLEPGFTTTGLLEWLDARMIDRTAGEGGAVPWSRVEAAEPRIAAAALRFHHAGLLALPPGARPREEHRRAPTAEDWVALLNDYVVHCLLPSPDPKDAAALEAVRRALPAVGHQLTRRGIRASRSPVDRVLARSAAKTHAATEIAAAEAASLGARLRCLVLCDHERAGATLPARLRDVLDAEAGSAWLMLTGLAADPRTRALSPMLVTGRTVAADEETARAFVLKHHGRGLAVEPAGGGVALITGPWTSAAWVPLITAFFEAGRCQVLVGTRGLLGEGWDARGVNALIDLTTATTPTAVVQTRGRALRLDPSWPGKTANTWTVVCVTDRHPKGTADWDRFVRKHAGYLAAAPDGEIVAGVAHVDASFSPYAPPAAASFDRLNREMLARAEDRAATRAGWRLGTSFRDELVHTLRIRPARTTAVALAAPAAGLVPPGSVPSEGLATGRPPLPPLYVPRRAGVLAGTLLSSLFTTAAGVVTAAALGAMECLVLVATALALTAAVAVTLEVRGRRRAAASRRARERAVEEAATRLDALPEEPAVTGFAYAVADALKGTGLSRRGAEGVTVRPEPDGTYRFSLTDVDAATSRRFAVALDEVLGPMATPRYVVPRYVVRPRTGRERRERALLWCGGSARADGVVYHSVPSVFGQNLTRTNAFVNAWNTWVSAGTAVRASTPEGEGILATHRGEDPFEATTVLRVAWD
- a CDS encoding urease accessory protein UreD, producing MSRGYTARAAVTAEPGPGPGGRARLTRLRSDGPLALRETADALYLVGAAAGPLGGDDLELAVTVRPGARLAVRSAATSLALPGRGGSRMTVRAEVGAGGHLDFAPEPTVAAAGCHHRAAAFITLDEGATLRWYEELILGRHRERPGRHTSRFDVTVGGVPLLRHELRLDDPAVYGGLAVLDGAGAVGSVLLAGPDLTREPLTGEGLAVLPLAGPGVLITATAPDSAALRRRLSAGEARAAREPATASG
- the ureG gene encoding urease accessory protein UreG; the protein is MGAHHEHDPHEAAPAHGRALRLGIGGPVGSGKTALTAALCRVLRDELELAVVTNDIYTTEDADFLRREAVLADDRITAVRTGACPHTAIRDDISANLDAVEELEERHGGALDLVIVESGGDNLTALFSKGLADRQIFVLDVAGGDDVPRKGGLGVAAADLLVVNKTDLAAMVGSDLDLMARDAARVRDGRPVAFTSLREHPGAPEVAGWVRGVVRAARAHGRAHANAS
- a CDS encoding urease accessory protein UreF encodes the protein MPNDHGGSGAAVPVSLPARLLLLADSRLPAGGHVHSGGLEPAVLAGAVADVAGLAGFLRGRLATSGLAGAALAAAACAHASAEAPWAWARLDLEADARTPSPAQRRASRAQGRSLLRAARRTWPHPALDALAALREPHHPLVQGAAAAAAGGAPRDAAAISAYGAVTGPASAGVRLLGLDPLAVHRVLADLSAEIDAVAAEASRETGDWAALPATSAPALDLYAELHQGAEPRLFES